A stretch of the Argentina anserina chromosome 6, drPotAnse1.1, whole genome shotgun sequence genome encodes the following:
- the LOC126797749 gene encoding probable 2-oxoglutarate-dependent dioxygenase SLC1, with translation MSPAMAVMTVENEESQYQNGVKRLYENGISKVPSKYVLPVLERPSITKQQQANIPQNNLKLPIIDFQELQGPNRAQVLQSLANACENFGFFQLVNHGIRSDVVSNMIQVGTEFFDLPFEERAKYMSSDMRAPVRYGTSFNQTKDKVFCWRDFLKLICHPLPDVLPHWPSSPVDMRNLAATYAKETKHLFLMLMEAIFETLGLVDSSAAKKNMTEEDEVLKEFENGSQLMVVNCYPPCPEPDLTLGMPPHSDYGFLTLLLQDEVEGLQIQFQDKWVTVDPISNSFVVNIGDHLEIFSNGKYKSVLHRVLVNSRKNRISVASLHSLPFMRSVGPSPKLVDESNPRRYKETNFASFLEYISSREPKKKNFLESRKLT, from the exons ATGTCTCCAGCAATGGCAGTTATGACAGTTGAGAATGAGGAGAGCCAGTACCAGAATGGAGTGAAGCGCTTGTATGAAAATGGAATAAGTAAAGTTCCAAGCAAGTACGTACTCCCCGTATTGGAGCGACCCAGTATTACAAAGCAACAGCAAGCAAATATACCCCAGAATAATCTTAAGCTCCCGATCATTGACTTCCAAGAATTGCAGGGTCCCAATAGAGCCCAAGTCCTACAGTCGCTCGCCAATGCTTGTGAAAATTTCGGCTTCTTTCAG CTGGTAAACCATGGCATTCGGAGCGATGTTGTAAGCAATATGATTCAAGTGGGCACAGAGTTCTTTGATCTCCCATTTGAAGAGAGAGCCAAGTACATGTCCTCTGATATGCGAGCTCCTGTTCGTTACGGGACTAGCTTTAACCAGACCAAGGATAAGGTGTTTTGTTGGAGGGACTTCTTGAAGCTAATATGCCACCCTCTACCAGACGTTCTTCCTCACTGGCCTTCTTCACCGGTCGACATGAG GAATTTGGCGGCTACCTACGCAAAAGAAACCAAGCATTTATTCCTAATGCTAATGGAGGCCATCTTTGAGACCTTAGGACTTGTGGATTCATCAGCTGCCAAGAAGAACATGACAGAAGAAGATGAGGTGTTGAAAGAATTCGAAAATGGAAGCCAGCTAATGGTTGTCAATTGCTACCCGCCATGCCCAGAACCTGATCTAACCCTAGGGATGCCTCCTCACTCTGACTATGGATTTCTCACACTGCTCCTCCAAGATGAGGTAGAAGGACTTCAGATTCAATTCCAAGATAAATGGGTCACCGTCGACCCAATATCTAACTCTTTCGTTGTCAACATCGGTGATCATCTTGAG ATATTTAGCAACGGAAAATACAAGAGTGTTCTACACAGAGTCCTGGTGAACTCCAGAAAAAACAGGATTTCAGTGGCTTCTCTACACAGTCTTCCTTTCATGCGTTCCGTTGGGCCATCCCCAAAACTTGTGGACGAATCAAATCCAAGGCGATACAAAGAAACCAATTTTGCCAGCTTTCTAGAGTATATTTCTTCCCGTGAGCCTAAGAAGAAGAATTTCCTCGAGTCCAGGAAATTGACTTGA